A part of Corynebacterium lactis RW2-5 genomic DNA contains:
- the eutC gene encoding ethanolamine ammonia-lyase subunit EutC, which yields MSNEVTQRHGDIVKGIDDLRSYTPARVGLGRAGAAMPTHERMALLTAHSSARDAVHSRVDVAGLKEEISHMSELESQTSDRHEYLRRPDLGRRPGNVDHIDWLKHVGDVGFVIVDGLSPQAVNEHAAPLVAALETELAKALPDKQIAAPVFAHRGRVALGDHVGERAGWDTTIVIIGERPGLSVPSSLGMYLTWKAKPGTTDEARNCISNIHPPHGIGYSEAAVGAARLVCAFYERGFSGYQVKAVEGPGDTAIQSAGS from the coding sequence ATGAGTAATGAGGTAACGCAGCGCCACGGCGACATTGTCAAAGGTATTGACGATTTGCGCAGTTACACACCAGCACGGGTCGGATTGGGCCGTGCGGGAGCAGCAATGCCAACTCATGAGCGGATGGCGTTGCTCACCGCCCATTCGTCGGCACGCGATGCTGTGCACAGCAGAGTTGATGTGGCGGGACTCAAGGAAGAAATCTCGCATATGAGCGAGTTGGAGTCGCAAACGAGTGACCGGCACGAGTATCTACGGCGCCCTGATCTGGGCAGACGGCCTGGAAATGTCGATCATATCGATTGGTTGAAACACGTTGGTGACGTCGGCTTTGTGATCGTCGACGGGCTGTCGCCGCAGGCAGTCAACGAGCACGCGGCACCGTTGGTCGCGGCATTGGAGACCGAGTTGGCGAAGGCGTTACCGGACAAGCAGATTGCCGCTCCCGTTTTCGCTCATCGAGGACGCGTTGCGTTGGGCGATCATGTCGGAGAGCGGGCCGGGTGGGACACCACGATTGTGATTATTGGTGAGCGGCCGGGACTTTCGGTCCCGAGTTCGCTGGGAATGTATCTGACGTGGAAAGCAAAACCCGGCACGACCGACGAGGCTCGCAACTGCATTTCCAATATTCATCCTCCGCATGGGATTGGGTATTCGGAGGCTGCAGTTGGGGCGGCGCGCCTCGTTTGTGCGTTCTATGAGCGTGGATTCTCTGGATACCAGGTCAAAGCCGTCGAGGGGCCCGGTGATACGGCGATTCAAAGTGCCGGTTCTTAG
- a CDS encoding Trm112 family protein, with translation MSLDAKLLDILVCPQDKGPLDYLEDEQVLVNPRLKVAYRIDEGIPVMLADEAVAWDR, from the coding sequence ATGAGCCTGGACGCAAAACTCCTCGACATCCTCGTCTGCCCGCAAGACAAGGGCCCCCTCGACTACCTCGAGGATGAGCAGGTGCTGGTCAACCCGCGCCTGAAGGTCGCCTACCGAATCGACGAGGGAATCCCCGTCATGCTTGCGGACGAGGCTGTTGCCTGGGACCGTTAA
- the argH gene encoding argininosuccinate lyase, producing the protein MVEKHGTNEGSLWGGRFAGGPSEAMAALSKSTHFDWVLAPYDVLASQAHARVLHARGLLSDADFETMITGLKQLGEDVTSGAFGPEPSDEDVHGAMERGLIDRVGAEVGGRLRAGRSRNDQVATLFRMWLRDAVRDVALDVSDLIDALVAQSKAHPTAIMPGKTHSQAAQPVLLAHQLLAHAQPLLRDLDRIRELDRRLAVSPYGSGALAGSSLHLDPEAIAAELGFDSAADNSIDGTSSRDFASETAFVLAQIAVDMSRLAEEIIYWATPEYGYVTLADAWSTGSSIMPQKKNPDVAELTRGKTGRLIGNLSGLMATLKAQPLAYNRDLQEDKEPLVDSVEQLNLLLPALTGLVATLTFHEERLLELAPAGYTLATDLAEWLVRKGVPFRDAHEASGQCVRVAESKGGIGLDQLTDEDLAGVHPALTPEVREVLTVEGAVASRDTRGGTAGVRVAEQLGRVEETLAAAREWASTPVRKSADA; encoded by the coding sequence ATGGTCGAAAAGCACGGAACTAACGAGGGGTCGCTGTGGGGCGGCCGTTTCGCGGGTGGCCCGTCGGAGGCGATGGCAGCATTGAGCAAGTCCACGCACTTTGATTGGGTTCTCGCGCCTTACGACGTGCTGGCGTCGCAGGCCCACGCCCGTGTCCTGCACGCGCGAGGTCTGCTCAGCGACGCCGATTTCGAGACCATGATCACCGGCCTGAAGCAGCTGGGCGAGGACGTCACCTCGGGTGCATTCGGCCCGGAGCCCTCCGACGAGGATGTCCACGGTGCCATGGAGCGTGGCCTGATTGACCGCGTCGGCGCTGAGGTGGGAGGCCGCCTGCGCGCTGGCCGTTCCCGCAATGACCAGGTCGCGACGCTGTTCCGCATGTGGCTTCGCGACGCGGTTCGCGACGTCGCTCTGGACGTCTCCGACCTGATCGATGCACTGGTTGCTCAGTCCAAGGCGCACCCGACCGCAATCATGCCGGGCAAGACCCACTCGCAGGCTGCTCAGCCGGTGCTGCTAGCGCACCAGCTGCTTGCTCACGCCCAGCCACTGCTGCGCGACCTGGATCGCATCCGTGAACTGGACCGCCGCCTGGCGGTTTCCCCGTACGGTTCTGGCGCGCTGGCAGGCTCCTCGCTGCACCTGGATCCGGAGGCCATCGCCGCAGAGCTCGGCTTTGACTCCGCTGCCGATAACTCCATTGACGGCACTTCCTCGCGCGACTTCGCCTCCGAGACCGCCTTCGTCCTGGCCCAGATTGCCGTGGACATGTCTCGTTTGGCTGAGGAAATCATCTACTGGGCAACGCCGGAGTACGGCTACGTTACTCTTGCCGACGCCTGGTCCACGGGCTCGTCCATCATGCCGCAGAAGAAGAACCCGGACGTCGCGGAGCTTACCCGCGGCAAGACCGGCCGGCTTATCGGCAACCTCTCCGGCTTAATGGCAACCCTGAAGGCGCAGCCGCTGGCCTACAACCGGGACCTGCAGGAGGACAAGGAGCCGCTGGTCGATTCGGTCGAGCAGCTGAACCTGCTTCTTCCGGCTCTCACGGGTCTGGTCGCGACCCTGACCTTCCACGAGGAGCGCCTGCTCGAGCTCGCTCCCGCCGGATACACCCTGGCCACGGACCTAGCCGAGTGGCTGGTCCGCAAGGGCGTGCCCTTCCGCGATGCTCACGAGGCCTCCGGCCAGTGTGTCCGCGTCGCGGAGTCCAAGGGCGGAATCGGCCTGGATCAGCTCACGGACGAGGATCTCGCCGGCGTGCACCCGGCCCTGACCCCCGAGGTCCGTGAGGTTCTCACCGTTGAGGGCGCTGTTGCCTCCCGCGACACCCGCGGTGGCACCGCCGGTGTGCGCGTTGCGGAGCAGCTGGGCCGCGTCGAGGAGACCTTGGCCGCTGCTCGTGAGTGGGCCTCGACTCCGGTTCGCAAGTCGGCCGACGCCTGA
- the tyrS gene encoding tyrosine--tRNA ligase, with amino-acid sequence MTEQNIIDELQWRGLINQSTDVEALREACENPIALYCGFDPTGDSLHAGHLVPMIMLRRFQLAGHHPIALAGGATGFIGDPRDVGERSMLSQETIEHNLESIKGQLRRFIDFEGDSPATMVNNADWTMNMSVIDFLRDVGKNFSLNTMLDRDTVKRRLESDGISYTEFSYMLLQSNDYVQLRRTHDCILQIGGGDQWGNIVSGVDLNRRVDGAKVHGLTVPLVTDAQGQKFGKSTGGGKLWLDAEKTSPYSWYQYFLNAGDSVVIDYLRWFTFLSQEEIAEYEVAVAERPFKREAQRRLAQEMTNLVHGEEATKAVELAAQALFGRAELADLDEATLVGAVSETEVAEIASGEPRTAVDLLVASGLAKSKGEARRTIKEGGAYANNERIADEEWTPGEADLLHGKWVVLRRGKKNFAGVKFV; translated from the coding sequence GTGACTGAGCAGAACATTATCGACGAATTACAGTGGCGTGGGCTGATTAATCAGTCCACTGATGTTGAAGCGCTGCGCGAGGCGTGCGAAAACCCGATTGCTCTATATTGCGGTTTCGACCCGACGGGAGACTCGCTGCATGCGGGCCACCTGGTTCCGATGATTATGCTGCGGCGTTTCCAGCTGGCAGGGCACCACCCGATTGCGCTGGCCGGCGGTGCAACTGGCTTCATTGGCGATCCCCGTGATGTGGGTGAGCGGTCGATGCTCAGCCAGGAGACTATTGAGCACAACCTGGAGTCGATTAAGGGGCAGCTGCGGCGCTTCATTGACTTCGAGGGCGATTCCCCGGCGACGATGGTCAACAACGCGGACTGGACCATGAACATGTCCGTCATTGACTTCTTGCGCGATGTGGGCAAGAACTTCTCGCTGAATACGATGCTCGATCGCGATACCGTCAAACGCCGCCTCGAGTCCGACGGTATCTCCTACACCGAGTTTTCCTACATGCTGCTGCAGTCCAACGACTACGTGCAGCTGCGCCGCACCCACGACTGCATCCTGCAGATTGGCGGCGGTGACCAGTGGGGCAACATCGTTTCGGGCGTTGACCTCAACAGGCGTGTCGACGGTGCCAAGGTCCACGGCCTCACTGTGCCGCTGGTAACGGATGCGCAGGGACAGAAATTCGGTAAGTCCACCGGCGGCGGAAAACTGTGGCTGGATGCGGAGAAGACCTCGCCGTACTCCTGGTACCAGTACTTCCTGAACGCTGGTGACTCGGTAGTTATTGATTACCTGCGCTGGTTCACTTTCCTGTCCCAGGAGGAGATCGCGGAGTACGAGGTCGCCGTTGCGGAGCGTCCGTTCAAGCGTGAGGCTCAGCGTCGTCTGGCTCAGGAGATGACCAACCTGGTGCACGGCGAGGAGGCGACCAAGGCTGTCGAGCTGGCTGCTCAAGCTCTGTTCGGGCGTGCCGAGTTGGCCGACCTGGACGAAGCAACGCTCGTCGGCGCTGTCTCTGAGACTGAGGTGGCAGAAATCGCGTCAGGCGAGCCGCGCACTGCTGTAGACTTGCTGGTCGCCTCGGGCCTGGCGAAATCGAAGGGCGAGGCACGCCGCACTATTAAGGAAGGCGGTGCCTACGCGAACAATGAGCGCATTGCCGACGAAGAGTGGACGCCCGGTGAGGCCGACCTGCTGCACGGCAAGTGGGTTGTGCTGCGTCGCGGTAAGAAGAACTTCGCCGGTGTGAAATTCGTGTAA
- a CDS encoding YdcF family protein, whose translation MSRLSRLLAASLTAAIALCIPATADASPSAVSLNSSTLTPLKTSPLGRAAAHGALLDPNVPIIVLGARLNAGSCSMPAVLVGRIDEAAKLALAHPLNPVIVSGGVTQPGCPSEAAAMKQALVRSGVSAHRITTESTSQSTVGNAAGTSHFAKKLIGIGPRTGVLVTSDAHMPRALDTFAAGDNQALWLATTSQVN comes from the coding sequence ATGTCACGGCTTTCTCGTTTGCTTGCAGCCAGCCTCACTGCTGCCATCGCTCTGTGTATTCCGGCAACCGCTGACGCTTCTCCGTCCGCAGTTTCATTGAACTCATCCACGTTAACTCCCCTGAAAACTTCCCCTCTGGGGCGAGCTGCAGCACATGGAGCGCTCCTTGATCCAAACGTCCCAATCATTGTTCTGGGCGCGCGTCTCAACGCTGGCTCTTGCTCGATGCCTGCTGTACTGGTAGGCCGTATTGACGAAGCAGCAAAGCTAGCTCTAGCACATCCCCTCAACCCGGTCATTGTTTCGGGAGGCGTGACGCAACCAGGCTGCCCAAGCGAAGCTGCTGCTATGAAACAGGCACTAGTCCGCAGTGGAGTGTCCGCCCATCGCATTACGACTGAGAGTACTTCGCAAAGTACCGTTGGCAATGCCGCAGGAACATCGCACTTCGCAAAGAAACTAATTGGCATCGGCCCCCGCACCGGCGTTTTGGTGACATCCGATGCCCACATGCCCAGGGCTCTCGATACCTTCGCTGCCGGGGATAACCAAGCACTGTGGCTGGCTACTACATCGCAAGTGAACTAA
- the argF gene encoding ornithine carbamoyltransferase — protein MLRHFLADDDLTPKEQAEVLNLAAELKAAPYSHRPFEGPQSVAVLFDKTSTRTRFSFDAGIAALGGNAIVVETGNSQMGKGETYQDTAAVLSRFVSAIVWRTYAQAGLEAMVETATVPVVNALSDEFHPCQILADLQTIIEHKCPGEGQAGLSGKKAVYFGDGANNMANSYLVGFATAGLDVTICAPEEFLPERVYVDRAKKVAAETGAKVEVTTDVDSAIAGADVVITDTWVSMGQESDGLDRRTPFLPYQVNKELMCKANDDAIFLHCLPAYRGNEVTAEVIDGPQSVVFDEAENRMHAQKALLTWLVNNSSAEK, from the coding sequence ATGCTTCGACATTTTCTCGCCGATGACGACTTGACTCCTAAGGAGCAGGCCGAGGTTCTGAATCTGGCTGCCGAGCTGAAGGCCGCACCGTACTCGCACCGCCCCTTCGAGGGGCCGCAGTCGGTGGCCGTGCTGTTCGATAAGACGTCGACCCGCACGCGCTTTTCCTTCGACGCCGGCATCGCGGCGCTTGGCGGCAACGCCATCGTCGTTGAGACCGGCAACTCGCAGATGGGCAAGGGGGAGACTTACCAGGACACCGCCGCGGTGCTGAGCCGTTTCGTCTCGGCGATTGTCTGGCGCACCTACGCCCAGGCTGGTCTCGAGGCCATGGTGGAAACTGCAACGGTGCCCGTCGTCAATGCGCTTTCCGACGAATTCCACCCGTGCCAGATTCTCGCCGACCTGCAGACCATCATTGAACACAAGTGCCCAGGGGAGGGCCAGGCAGGTCTGAGCGGAAAGAAGGCGGTGTACTTCGGTGACGGCGCCAACAACATGGCGAATTCCTACCTCGTCGGCTTCGCGACGGCCGGGCTAGACGTGACAATCTGCGCGCCGGAGGAGTTCCTCCCGGAGCGGGTTTATGTCGACCGTGCGAAGAAAGTTGCCGCGGAAACCGGGGCGAAGGTCGAGGTCACCACTGACGTCGACAGCGCCATCGCGGGCGCCGACGTGGTAATCACAGACACCTGGGTCAGCATGGGGCAGGAGAGCGACGGCCTGGACCGCCGCACCCCGTTCCTGCCGTACCAGGTGAACAAGGAGCTGATGTGCAAGGCCAACGATGATGCGATCTTCCTGCACTGCTTGCCTGCTTACCGTGGCAACGAGGTCACGGCCGAGGTCATTGATGGCCCGCAGTCGGTGGTCTTCGATGAGGCCGAAAACCGCATGCACGCTCAGAAGGCCCTGCTGACCTGGCTCGTGAACAACTCGAGCGCGGAAAAGTAG
- a CDS encoding DNA-3-methyladenine glycosylase, whose translation MASRDALRMPFDRSLLQVSPIEAARQVLGCRIEVPAEGIVATITEVEAYGGPADSRWPDPAAHCYPGLTARNRAMFGPAGHWYVYRSYGIHFCLNVTCAEDGEGGGILIRSVRIDSGADAVRRRRGEKPSDSGLGRGPGNVGQALGIDLSDYGHDALDCAGRLFLQPRESSLPEERVRSGPRVGVRRAAERPWRLCLEDDSVSAYRKHKSALAEF comes from the coding sequence ATGGCCTCGCGCGACGCGTTGCGTATGCCTTTTGATCGAAGCCTGCTGCAGGTCTCACCCATTGAGGCGGCGCGGCAGGTTCTGGGCTGTCGTATAGAGGTCCCCGCCGAGGGGATTGTCGCGACTATTACCGAGGTTGAGGCCTACGGCGGCCCGGCGGATTCGCGCTGGCCCGATCCCGCGGCGCATTGCTACCCGGGACTGACCGCGCGCAACCGTGCGATGTTCGGTCCCGCAGGGCATTGGTACGTCTACCGTTCCTACGGGATTCACTTTTGCCTCAACGTCACCTGTGCCGAAGACGGCGAAGGCGGAGGAATACTAATCCGCTCCGTCCGGATCGACTCCGGAGCTGATGCCGTGCGCCGGCGCCGCGGTGAAAAGCCCTCCGATTCAGGCCTTGGCCGCGGGCCCGGCAATGTAGGTCAGGCCCTAGGTATTGATTTGTCCGATTACGGCCACGATGCTTTGGATTGCGCGGGACGTCTATTTCTACAACCACGGGAATCTTCTTTACCCGAGGAGCGCGTTCGTTCGGGGCCTCGGGTCGGTGTGCGCCGGGCAGCCGAGCGGCCGTGGCGGCTCTGTCTCGAGGACGATTCCGTTTCCGCATATCGGAAGCACAAGTCCGCGCTCGCCGAATTCTAG
- the eutB gene encoding ethanolamine ammonia-lyase subunit EutB has translation MYSQTLHGHTYQFTNLADVLAKATPQRSGDELAGCAARSEAARSAAGWVLADVPLADLLENPSLPYEHDCVTKIILDNHDAEAFRPLASMTVGEFREWLLAVSYRDDAAEILESVQWALTPEMVAAVSKLMSNGELIAVSAASVVTKAFRNTVGLPGRIATRLQPNHPADDATGVAAAIIDGLSLGAGDAVIGINPATDSPQRVRYLLQLIDDVRSRYEIPTQSCVLTHVTTTADLIAEGAPVDLVFQSIAGTEKTLKSFGVTQTMLEEANLAARELKRGTVGNNVMYFETGQGSCLSANAHLTPAGQPLDQQTLEARAYGLARHYDPFLTNTVVGFIGPEYLYDGKQIIRAGLEDLFCGKILGLNMGVDVCYTNHAEADSNDMDVLLHLLIQAAAGFVITVPGADDIMLGYQSLSYHDVAAARAVTGRKHAPEFEAWLYDRGLIGRNGKLTNSGEFMGEDFNELANKAHNIALVSAD, from the coding sequence GTGTACTCACAAACTCTGCACGGACACACCTACCAATTCACAAACCTCGCCGATGTGCTCGCCAAGGCCACGCCGCAGCGCTCCGGTGATGAGCTCGCCGGATGCGCCGCCCGGTCAGAGGCAGCGCGCTCTGCCGCCGGGTGGGTGCTTGCCGACGTCCCGTTGGCGGACCTACTGGAAAACCCCTCGCTGCCATATGAACACGACTGCGTGACCAAGATAATCCTGGACAATCACGATGCTGAAGCATTCCGGCCGCTTGCTTCGATGACGGTCGGCGAGTTCCGCGAATGGCTGCTCGCAGTGTCATACCGCGACGATGCTGCGGAGATTTTGGAGTCCGTTCAATGGGCACTGACTCCCGAGATGGTCGCTGCAGTGTCGAAGCTCATGAGCAACGGAGAACTCATCGCAGTGTCGGCGGCATCGGTAGTCACGAAGGCGTTCCGGAATACGGTCGGCCTTCCGGGAAGAATCGCAACGAGGCTCCAACCAAATCACCCCGCAGATGACGCCACCGGGGTCGCCGCCGCTATCATCGATGGGCTCAGCCTAGGGGCTGGAGATGCCGTGATCGGAATCAACCCGGCTACAGACTCGCCACAGCGCGTTCGCTACTTGTTGCAGCTTATCGACGATGTGCGGAGTCGCTATGAAATCCCTACCCAATCCTGCGTCCTGACTCATGTCACGACCACCGCCGATCTCATTGCCGAAGGGGCCCCGGTCGATCTCGTTTTCCAGTCGATTGCGGGCACCGAGAAAACGCTGAAGAGCTTCGGTGTGACACAAACAATGCTGGAGGAGGCCAATCTGGCGGCGCGTGAGTTGAAACGGGGAACGGTCGGAAACAACGTCATGTACTTCGAGACGGGCCAGGGCTCATGCCTTTCGGCCAATGCGCATCTGACTCCGGCAGGTCAGCCGCTGGATCAACAGACGCTCGAGGCCAGAGCCTATGGACTCGCTCGGCACTACGACCCATTCCTGACCAACACCGTCGTCGGGTTTATCGGCCCCGAATACCTGTATGACGGCAAACAAATTATCCGAGCTGGTCTCGAAGATCTATTCTGCGGAAAGATTCTCGGACTCAACATGGGAGTCGACGTCTGCTACACGAACCACGCAGAAGCGGACTCGAACGATATGGACGTTCTACTCCACCTGCTCATTCAGGCGGCGGCCGGGTTCGTCATCACGGTTCCCGGCGCCGACGACATCATGCTCGGCTACCAGTCCCTGTCCTATCACGATGTCGCAGCTGCCCGAGCGGTTACCGGTCGCAAGCACGCTCCCGAATTTGAAGCATGGCTTTACGATCGTGGCCTAATCGGACGCAATGGCAAGCTCACCAACTCCGGCGAATTCATGGGCGAAGACTTTAATGAACTGGCGAATAAGGCGCACAACATTGCGCTGGTCTCGGCAGATTAG
- a CDS encoding argininosuccinate synthase, with the protein MTNRVILAYSGGLDTTVAIPYLKDMTDGEVVAVSIDVGQGGEDMESVRQRALDAGAVEAVVVDAKDEFAEEYCLPTIKANGLYMKQYPLVSALSRPLIVKHMTEAAKEFGGTHVAHGCTGKGNDQVRFEVGFANTAPDLKIIAPARDFAWTRDKAIAFAEEKGLPIEQSKSSPFSIDQNLFGRAIETGYLEDLWNAPTKDVYSYTEDPTLNFNSPDEVIISFEDGKPTAIDGKPVSVLEAIEEMNRRAGAQGIGRLDMVEDRLVGIKSREIYEAPGAIAIMIAHAALEDVTVERELARYKRQVEGKWAELVYDGLWFSPLKRALDTFIEESQKGVSGDIRMVMHAGNCNVNGRRSNTSLYDFNLATYDEGDTFDQTLARGFVELHGLSSKMAAKRDFNL; encoded by the coding sequence ATGACCAACCGGGTTATTCTTGCCTACTCTGGTGGCCTCGACACCACCGTCGCTATTCCGTACCTGAAGGACATGACCGACGGCGAGGTTGTCGCGGTGTCCATCGATGTCGGACAGGGCGGCGAGGACATGGAGTCGGTGCGTCAGCGCGCTCTCGACGCCGGAGCCGTTGAGGCTGTCGTTGTTGACGCCAAGGACGAGTTCGCCGAGGAGTACTGCCTGCCGACTATCAAGGCGAACGGCCTCTACATGAAGCAGTACCCGCTGGTTTCTGCTCTGTCCCGTCCGCTGATCGTCAAGCACATGACTGAGGCTGCCAAGGAATTCGGCGGCACCCACGTCGCTCACGGCTGCACCGGTAAGGGCAATGACCAGGTTCGCTTCGAGGTCGGCTTTGCCAACACCGCGCCGGACCTGAAGATTATCGCTCCGGCCCGTGACTTCGCATGGACCCGCGACAAGGCCATCGCCTTCGCTGAGGAGAAGGGCCTGCCGATCGAGCAGTCCAAGTCCTCCCCGTTCTCCATCGACCAGAACCTCTTCGGCCGTGCTATCGAGACCGGCTACCTCGAGGACCTGTGGAACGCCCCGACCAAGGACGTCTACTCCTACACCGAGGACCCGACCCTGAACTTCAACTCCCCGGATGAGGTCATCATCTCCTTCGAGGACGGCAAGCCGACCGCGATCGACGGTAAGCCGGTTTCGGTGCTCGAGGCCATCGAGGAGATGAACCGCCGCGCCGGTGCCCAGGGTATCGGTCGTCTGGACATGGTCGAGGACCGCCTGGTCGGCATCAAGTCTCGCGAGATCTACGAGGCTCCGGGCGCCATCGCTATCATGATCGCGCACGCCGCTCTGGAGGACGTCACCGTTGAGCGTGAGCTGGCTCGCTACAAGCGCCAGGTTGAGGGCAAGTGGGCCGAGCTGGTCTACGACGGCCTGTGGTTCTCCCCGCTCAAGCGTGCTCTGGACACCTTCATCGAGGAGTCCCAGAAGGGCGTTTCCGGCGATATCCGCATGGTCATGCACGCTGGCAACTGCAACGTCAACGGCCGCCGTTCGAACACCTCGCTGTACGACTTCAACCTCGCCACCTACGACGAGGGCGACACCTTCGACCAGACCCTGGCTCGCGGCTTCGTCGAGCTGCACGGCCTGTCCTCGAAGATGGCCGCGAAGCGCGACTTCAACCTGTAA
- a CDS encoding arginine repressor, translating into MTGAQPGSRTARQALIADLIARHHVSSQVQLVELLAAEGIDIAQATLSRDLDELGARKVRDESRGSRYMIAEDAAAATSGALSRMRRVLDELLVSIDHSGSIAVVRTPPGAAQYLASVIDRAGLKDIVGTIAGDDTVMCLAREPLSGADLAQRLSAGTNQ; encoded by the coding sequence ATGACTGGAGCACAGCCCGGATCGCGCACGGCACGGCAGGCACTCATCGCGGACCTGATTGCTCGGCACCATGTGTCCAGCCAAGTTCAGTTGGTGGAGCTTCTAGCTGCCGAGGGCATTGATATTGCGCAGGCGACGCTGTCTCGTGATCTCGATGAGTTGGGCGCGAGGAAGGTCCGTGATGAGTCCCGAGGTTCTCGGTACATGATTGCCGAGGACGCGGCAGCCGCAACCAGCGGCGCGCTATCTCGGATGCGGCGAGTTTTGGACGAGCTGCTTGTCTCCATCGACCACTCCGGATCCATTGCGGTGGTCCGGACTCCACCCGGTGCTGCACAGTACCTGGCCAGCGTGATTGATCGTGCGGGACTTAAGGACATCGTTGGCACAATCGCTGGCGATGACACGGTAATGTGCCTAGCCAGGGAACCGCTTTCCGGCGCTGATCTAGCCCAGCGTTTATCTGCCGGAACGAACCAGTAA
- the eat gene encoding ethanolamine permease: MDHNKLTTLASSQSQAPTSLHQVSALQGTHQGSAGWILLASLGVSFVISGDFAGWQFGLKAGGFGGLAVALAIVAALYLAMCLCLAELSAAIPSAGGGHLFATVALGRTGGFITAAAIMIEYVIAPAAITTFIGGYVESLQLFGLTNGWLVYLACYAIFVLIHLAGAGEALKLMLGITGAALVALVIYSFTMAPHVSTANFADGLPLFPHGAGSVWHAIPFAIWFFLAVEGVPMAAEDAKNPSRDIPKAIVTAMAILFIAACAMMILGPGAAGTSIYANSDNPLVSGLNSIGANPSIVYAINCAALTGLVASFFSIMYGYSRLVYSMSRERLIPPIFSRTNRKNVPTWATIAPAILGFGLTLIFDGDFLMSIAVFGAVISYALMMLSHIVLRRNRPKMTRPYRTPGGLVTSTFAFVLALGAIVAQVVANPYVAGISAATLAVLVVAHLLHERRKAHFTTDIGASLPHLHQDEKPCTY; encoded by the coding sequence ATGGACCACAATAAACTCACAACGCTTGCCTCCTCCCAGAGTCAAGCGCCGACATCTCTGCATCAGGTATCGGCCCTTCAAGGCACACATCAAGGTTCAGCAGGTTGGATTCTGCTCGCCAGCCTAGGAGTTTCCTTCGTTATCTCCGGTGACTTCGCCGGATGGCAATTCGGTCTCAAAGCCGGCGGCTTCGGAGGACTTGCAGTTGCTCTCGCCATTGTCGCAGCTCTCTATCTAGCTATGTGCCTCTGCCTCGCCGAGCTCTCCGCCGCAATACCCAGTGCGGGCGGCGGTCATCTTTTCGCAACCGTCGCACTCGGCCGCACGGGCGGGTTCATCACGGCGGCAGCCATCATGATCGAATACGTCATCGCCCCAGCGGCAATCACCACATTCATCGGTGGATATGTGGAGTCGCTCCAACTATTTGGCCTCACAAATGGCTGGCTTGTGTACCTGGCTTGCTACGCCATATTCGTGCTCATTCACCTCGCCGGCGCAGGCGAAGCCTTGAAATTGATGCTCGGTATAACAGGTGCCGCTCTCGTGGCTCTCGTTATCTATTCCTTCACGATGGCACCTCACGTATCCACTGCGAACTTCGCCGACGGTCTTCCGCTATTCCCTCACGGCGCCGGCAGCGTATGGCACGCAATTCCTTTCGCAATCTGGTTCTTTCTCGCAGTCGAGGGCGTGCCAATGGCCGCGGAAGATGCGAAGAACCCGAGCCGCGACATCCCCAAAGCAATCGTCACTGCAATGGCAATCTTGTTCATCGCAGCCTGCGCGATGATGATCCTCGGCCCAGGCGCCGCCGGCACCTCCATATACGCCAACTCCGACAATCCCCTGGTCAGTGGACTTAACTCCATCGGCGCTAACCCATCCATCGTCTACGCAATCAATTGCGCCGCTCTCACCGGACTTGTCGCGTCTTTTTTCTCCATCATGTACGGATATTCGCGGCTCGTGTACTCCATGTCTCGGGAACGGCTAATCCCGCCAATTTTTTCCCGTACTAACCGCAAGAACGTCCCCACATGGGCCACAATCGCCCCGGCAATACTCGGTTTCGGACTGACTCTCATCTTCGATGGCGACTTCCTCATGTCCATCGCTGTATTCGGAGCCGTGATTTCGTACGCCCTGATGATGCTCTCGCACATCGTACTGCGCCGTAACCGACCGAAAATGACGCGACCGTACCGCACCCCCGGAGGCCTCGTCACCTCCACCTTCGCATTCGTGCTCGCCCTCGGCGCCATTGTCGCCCAGGTCGTCGCCAACCCATATGTCGCGGGAATTTCCGCTGCGACACTTGCTGTCCTGGTCGTTGCGCACCTGCTTCATGAGCGTCGTAAAGCGCACTTTACAACGGACATCGGCGCCTCACTCCCCCACCTCCATCAAGACGAAAAGCCCTGCACGTATTAG